One Algoriphagus sp. Y33 genomic window, AAAAGTAAGCTCAAATCCTTTGCCATTGCCCTTGGTAAAATACACGAAATCACGGTTTTCTTTTTCAGGAATGTCTTCATAGTATCCATTTCTAATAAAGTCATTTCTCTCAGTCCTAGTCAGATATATAGCAGAATCCCGGAGATTTACCCATACAGTATCTATCAGGCCCGGGTAGTTGTTGAATACCCTCCTAACAGTTTTCGTTAAGTCATCCCTATAATCATTCACGTCCAAATCCTCATCTTCAAGATAGTATATCAAATCCTTGGCATTTGCTTCAAACCTATCTATTGCTATTTCTATCTCTGTAGCCGCAAGCTCCGTTTGTTTCCTTAAAAACTCGCTCCTTGATTTGGTTTCAGCATCTTTTATTGCGCTGAAAAAGCTTACTCCAAGGATAACCACCAAGATCACCAGTACGCTTCCGATAACAATAGTCAGCCAGTAATCTCTGCGATACTCAATTCTTTTATTCATCAGGATTTTAGTTGTATCTCTATCAAATACCAATCAAGAAGTGTAAAAGGAACTGCGTACGCGGCAACAGGACTAAATTCATCTGCGAAAAAAAAGTGATTTTCCTTATCTAAGATTATTGCATTAGCCATTTTCCTAACTTCATTGTTTTTGCTGTTGAAAAGATTAAAATCAGAAATCCGGAAATTATCAGCTAAAATTGTTTCTCTATATACATGATTTAACAAAGGCGGAAAACTCAGTGATTCAATTGCGACAGCTTTTCCTCCAACAATATCACCTTTGCTGTTTACAATCAGGAAATCCCCTTCCTTACTTTCCAAGAACCGGCCAATAAGTTCATCTACCGTAATATCTATACCCAGTACAGCATACAATTCACCCTGCTCCGTCACAGGATGAACCAGTGAGAGAATCCAGCCTCTGCCTGCGGGATCGACATAGACCTCGGGGATCCATACAGGTCCCTTTTCAGGATTGTGCTTAAAATCTCCTTCGTAAAAAAAATTGAAACTCGTCACATCTATGTCCGGATCCAACAGGGCTTTGGAATCATAGGCGGGGAATACACGTGATACTTGGTCTACAGAGTTGTAATAAACCTGTGCCAGCATACCGTGTTTCTCAAATGTCTGATGAAACAATGAATCCATACCGTTGGTGATCAAGACATTTCGCATCGCTGCATCATAGTCCGGTGTGGTATTTAGAATTACTACGGAACTTAGCTTTTCAGAATCTTTAGGTAAGTTGGTCGAATATCCATGGTCAAAACTGTATTTGTCCACTTCCACGTATTGCCGTAAACTATCCCGGTTTGCCAATAGAAATTCGAAATGATCCTTTAGCATAATTATCTCCTCATCTAGCCGGGACAGCTCTGACTCTATTTCAATAATGATAGACCGGTCAAACTGCAAGTTGTGCTTGCTTCTATTTCCGGAAGTTGGTTCGCAAGCACCTGATAACACAAGGAGTAATAGAAAAACACAAGGAACAATTGGTCTCATGGGATTTAAGCTGATCAGGAAATTATAAATTTTCCACCTCACTACGAAATGATTCACCCATTTCCTTAAATCTCAGTTTCACTTTATCAAAGAAAATCCCATTCCAAAAAATCTCCAAATCAGTTTCAGCTACAACATCCATTTCAGGGATTTTGAATGTCTGCTCCATCGGGCCTAATTCATACTTGATGATGTATTTACTATTCCAGGAGAACACACTGATGCGTATGTTCTCCTGATTGAATTCCTTTACAACTCTCATTTAAACTGACCTTACTTCTGAAGAAAAGGTAATATTGGACTTCAATGATGAAGCCACTGAGCAGTATTTCTCTACCGAAAGAGCAACAACTTTGGCGAACTCTTCATCCTTGGCATCAGGAGAAACCAGAATGAATTTCAAGTGAATATCTGTGTAAAAAGCCGGAACACCTTCATTTCTTTCCCCTTCCACTTCTACAATGAAATCAGTCACTGTTTTACGTTTTTTCTTCATCATCAAAACCGCATCTACTGATGCACAGGATCCCAATGCCGACAACAGCATATCCATCGGGGATTGCGCTTTTTTTTCTTCAGGATCGTACATATCAATCTGTACTACATTACCTTGAGGATTGACCGCTTCATACTCATGGTCCGCTTTCATCCGAACCGTTACATTTCGTTTTGCCATTTTTTCTTATTATCAATTTTTCAATCTTTCAATCCAATTACATATTCCGGCGATACTGCCCCCCTACTTCATAAAGTGAATGGGTAATCTGCCCAAGTGAACAATACTTTACGGCTTCCATTAGTTCCTCAAAAATGTTCCCGTTCTTTACCGAAACATCTTTTAAAGCCTGAAGATGTTTTACTACCATCTCCGGATTTGTCGAATGCAATGTGTGTAAGGTTTGGATCTGGGCTTCTTTTTCTTCCTTCTCAGCACGTATGACTTCGCCCGGAGTCACCGTAGGTGATCCATCCGAAGAAAGGAAAGTATTCACTCCGATAATAGGAAATTCACCAGTATGCTTGAGCATTTCATAATGCATACTTTCTTCTTGGATTTTGCCCCGCTGATACATGGTTTCCATGGCTCCCAGCACTCCACCACGCTCAGTGATTCTGTCAAATTCCACATACACCGCCTCCTCTACCAGATCTGTCAATTCTTCTATAATAAAAGATCCCTGAATAGGATTTTCATTCTTAGTCAATCCCAATTCTTTATTGATAATCAGCTGAATAGCCATTGCTCTACGAACTGATGCTTCAGTAGGCGTCGTAATCGCCTCATCGTAGGCATTGGTATGCAGGGAATTGCAATTATCGTAAATCGCATATAGTGCCTGAAGGGTAGTACGAATATCGTTGAAGTCAATTTCCTGTGCATGAAGTGAGCGTCCGGATGTCTGTATATGATACTTTAGCATTTGCGAGCGCTCATTTGCTCCATATTTCAACTTCATGGCTTTAGCCCAAATTCGGCGGGCGACTCGACCGATTACCGCATATTCAGGGTCTATTCCGTTGGAGAAAAAGAAAGAAAGATTCGGTGCAAACCGGTCGATATCCATTCCGCGGCTTACATAATACTCTACATAGGTAAAGCCATTGGACAGCGTCAACGCCAGCTGTGTAATAGGATTTGCTCCGGCTTCGGCTATATGATAACCTGAGATAGACACAGAATAGAAATTACGAATGGACTGCTCGATAAAGTATTGCTGCACATCTCCCATCAGCCTTAAGGAAAATTCAGTGGAAAAAATACAGGTATTCTGAGCCTGGTCTTCTTTCAAAATATCCGCCTGAACAGTCCCTCTTACTTTGGCAATGGTTTCGGATTTGATTTTCTGATATACTTCGACCGGCAATACTTGATCTCCTGTTACCCCCAAAAGCATTAAACCCAATCCATTATTTCCTTCAGGAATTTTCCCATTGTATTTCGGTCTGGGAAGGTTTCTGTTTTTATAGATCAGCTCAATTTGCCCATCGATTTCTTGTGCCAGTCCATTGTCTTTGATATATACTTCGCATTGCTGATCAATTGCCGCATTCATATAGAACGCCGTCATCGTAGCAGCAGGACCATTAATAGTCATTGAAACCGAAGTCATTGGATCTACCAAATTAAAGCCTGAGTAGAGCTTCTTTGCATCATCCAGACAGCAGACATTCACTCCCGAATTACCGATTTTACCGTAAATATCGGGACGATAGTCAGGGTCTTCCCCATACAGTGTCACGGAGTCAAAAGCTGTGGAAAGACGCTTTGCCTCCATATCCTTGGAAACGTAGTGGAAGCGCTTGTTGGTACGCTCAGGCCCACCTTCTCCTGCAAACATTCGGGTAGGATCCTCTCCTTCTCTCTTGAACGGAAAAACTCCGGCTGTAAATGGGAACTTGCCCGGAACATTTTCCCGCAACCCCCATTTCAATAGATCTCCCCAAGCTTCATACTTAGGCAAAGAAACCTTCGGAATTCTTGTTTCAGATAGAGAAGTCGAAAAGGTCTTAATCTTTATCTCCTTATCGCGTACTTTAAAAATATAGAAGTCTTCTCTATATTTAGCCGATT contains:
- a CDS encoding PDC sensor domain-containing protein, which produces MRPIVPCVFLLLLVLSGACEPTSGNRSKHNLQFDRSIIIEIESELSRLDEEIIMLKDHFEFLLANRDSLRQYVEVDKYSFDHGYSTNLPKDSEKLSSVVILNTTPDYDAAMRNVLITNGMDSLFHQTFEKHGMLAQVYYNSVDQVSRVFPAYDSKALLDPDIDVTSFNFFYEGDFKHNPEKGPVWIPEVYVDPAGRGWILSLVHPVTEQGELYAVLGIDITVDELIGRFLESKEGDFLIVNSKGDIVGGKAVAIESLSFPPLLNHVYRETILADNFRISDFNLFNSKNNEVRKMANAIILDKENHFFFADEFSPVAAYAVPFTLLDWYLIEIQLKS
- a CDS encoding OsmC family protein — translated: MAKRNVTVRMKADHEYEAVNPQGNVVQIDMYDPEEKKAQSPMDMLLSALGSCASVDAVLMMKKKRKTVTDFIVEVEGERNEGVPAFYTDIHLKFILVSPDAKDEEFAKVVALSVEKYCSVASSLKSNITFSSEVRSV
- a CDS encoding methylmalonyl-CoA mutase family protein is translated as MTTIPESYKPKNHIRIVTAASLFDGHDAAINIMRRIIQSTGCEVIHLGHNRSVQEIVDCAIQEDVQAIAITSYQGGHVEFFKYMYDLLREKGAAHVKIFGGGGGTILPEEIKELHDYGITRIYAPDDGRAMGLQGMINDLVSQCDFAVGDELPEGFSLGVVNKEHIARAISAFENFPDNSSALLEKVREQSKDCKTPVLGITGTGGAGKSSLVDELVRRFLMDFEDKTLAIISVDPSKRKTGGALLGDRIRMNAIHHPRVYMRSLATRQSNLALSRYVQDAVDTVKAAGFDMVILETSGIGQSDTEIVEHSDLSLYVMTPEYGAASQLEKIDMLDFADVIALNKFDKRGALDAIRDVKKQYKRNHNLWEIKDEDIPVFGTIASQFNDPGMNQLYRTLISKIAENHPDLHSDVGLTSGSSEKIYIIPPARTRYLSEISETNRNYDVWVEEQREIAQQLYSITKSVEAIANTKVEDKDRLVKELQEVYAQVELEFDPKNKKWLEEWTSESAKYREDFYIFKVRDKEIKIKTFSTSLSETRIPKVSLPKYEAWGDLLKWGLRENVPGKFPFTAGVFPFKREGEDPTRMFAGEGGPERTNKRFHYVSKDMEAKRLSTAFDSVTLYGEDPDYRPDIYGKIGNSGVNVCCLDDAKKLYSGFNLVDPMTSVSMTINGPAATMTAFYMNAAIDQQCEVYIKDNGLAQEIDGQIELIYKNRNLPRPKYNGKIPEGNNGLGLMLLGVTGDQVLPVEVYQKIKSETIAKVRGTVQADILKEDQAQNTCIFSTEFSLRLMGDVQQYFIEQSIRNFYSVSISGYHIAEAGANPITQLALTLSNGFTYVEYYVSRGMDIDRFAPNLSFFFSNGIDPEYAVIGRVARRIWAKAMKLKYGANERSQMLKYHIQTSGRSLHAQEIDFNDIRTTLQALYAIYDNCNSLHTNAYDEAITTPTEASVRRAMAIQLIINKELGLTKNENPIQGSFIIEELTDLVEEAVYVEFDRITERGGVLGAMETMYQRGKIQEESMHYEMLKHTGEFPIIGVNTFLSSDGSPTVTPGEVIRAEKEEKEAQIQTLHTLHSTNPEMVVKHLQALKDVSVKNGNIFEELMEAVKYCSLGQITHSLYEVGGQYRRNM